Part of the Actinomyces howellii genome, CGCCTCGGACTGGTGGATCGGGTTGCCCATCGTCCTGGGCACCTTCGTCGGCGCGGTCGGGTTCCCGGTCATCCACGACGTCATGCGCCACGGACGCAGGGCGCGCCTGTGGACGCTGCACACCAAGCTGACGCTGACGACCTACGGGGTGATGACCGTCGTGTCGTCCCTGACGATCGCCGCCTTCGAGTGGACCAACCCGAGCACCTACGGCCCGCTGCCCCTGGGGGGCAAGCTGCTCACCGCCCTCATCAACGGGGTCAACGCCCGTTCCTCGGGCCTGTCGACGATCACCCCGGAGCACATGCACGAGGCCACCTGGTTCCTCCAGGACGCCCTCATGTTCATCGGCGGGGGCTCGGCCTCGACGGCGGGAGGAATCAAGGTGAGCACCTTCGCCGTCCTCGTCCTGGCGATCGCGGCCGAGGCCAGGGGCGACCAGGACATCGAGGCCTTCGGACGCCGCATCACCCTGTCGACGGTGCGCCTGAGCGTGGCGGTCGCGTTCATCGGCGCCACCGTCGTCGGGGTCTCGACGCTCCTGCTGCTCCAGATCACCCACCTGAGCCTGGACCGGGTCCTGTTCGAGGTCGTCAGCGCCTTCGCCACCGTCGGCCTGTCGACCGGCATCACCCCCCTGCTGCCGGTCAGCGCCAAGTACGTCATCGTCGTCCTCATGTTCGTCGGGCGCGTGGGCACGATGACCGCGGCCACGGCCCTGGCGCTGCGCGAGCGGCGCCGCGTCATCCGCATGCCTGCCGAGCGCCCGCTCATCGGCTGAGCGGGGTGCGGCCGGTGCGGGCAGGAGGCGGACCCGGCTACGCTCGTGCCGAGGCAGTCGACCGGCGCGACCAGCCCCATGAGCGCCCAGGAGAAGCCAGACAAGCCCAGGAGAGCACATGCCATCGCCCGCAGACCGCACCGACTCGACGCTCGTCATCGGGCTGGGCCGCTTCGGCTCGGCCGTGGCCGCCACCCTGGACCGCCTGGGCCGGGAGGTCCTGGCCGTGGAGTCCAACCCCTCGCTCGTGCGCCAGTGGACCGGGCGCATCCCCCTGGTCGAGGCCGACGCCACCGACCCCGAGGCCCTCGAGCAGCTCGGGGCCACCGAGTTCGGCACCGCCGTCGTGGGGGTGGCGACCTCCCTGGAGGCCAGCGTGCTCATCACCGGCAACCTCGTCGACCTCGAGACCCCGCAGATCTGGGCCAAGGCCGTCTCCCGCGCCCACGGCCGGATCCTCCAGCGCATCGGCGCCCACCACGTCGTCTACCCCGAGTTCGACGCCGGCCAGCGGGCCGCCCACCTCGTGTCGGGGCGGATGCTCGACTACATCGAGATGGAGAAGGGCGGCTTCACCATCGTCAAGATGCGCTCCCCGGCCGAGCT contains:
- a CDS encoding TrkH family potassium uptake protein → MNRPSPPARPVARPADPGAARWRETLAGWAVAYRLKRAARFTPARLAVVVFAGIIVVVSVLLALPVSTAHGRGPAVVDAVFTATSAVCVTGLTTVDTATYWSPFGQLVIILGAAVGGLGIMTLASLLSFAVSRHVGLTQRMLAATENQSRLGDVVSLLRAVIITAVGAEAILMAALLPRFLALGLEPGEASWYAFFMALSIFNNAGFVIMPEGLAPYASDWWIGLPIVLGTFVGAVGFPVIHDVMRHGRRARLWTLHTKLTLTTYGVMTVVSSLTIAAFEWTNPSTYGPLPLGGKLLTALINGVNARSSGLSTITPEHMHEATWFLQDALMFIGGGSASTAGGIKVSTFAVLVLAIAAEARGDQDIEAFGRRITLSTVRLSVAVAFIGATVVGVSTLLLLQITHLSLDRVLFEVVSAFATVGLSTGITPLLPVSAKYVIVVLMFVGRVGTMTAATALALRERRRVIRMPAERPLIG
- a CDS encoding potassium channel family protein, whose protein sequence is MPSPADRTDSTLVIGLGRFGSAVAATLDRLGREVLAVESNPSLVRQWTGRIPLVEADATDPEALEQLGATEFGTAVVGVATSLEASVLITGNLVDLETPQIWAKAVSRAHGRILQRIGAHHVVYPEFDAGQRAAHLVSGRMLDYIEMEKGGFTIVKMRSPAELHGFTIGESKVRSRYGVTIFGLMSPGEPFEYATSETLVSASDVLVVGGDASLLERFALRS